One segment of candidate division KSB1 bacterium DNA contains the following:
- the rmuC gene encoding DNA recombination protein RmuC — MTAPEIIAGSLMLLLLFALTVIVLLQVRTPRDRAEMNFTLQNLLQGLQESRTQLAVLADKVARLEPMTETISSTLSAELAKVQQNLTALQTLAKARQDVEQQAVESIKRLELIIAGAHSKGAAGESIVEQVFAKLPIEWQERNLLVNGKVVEFGLRLPSNLIVPIDSKWPATDLLERAVAVGNREERERLKRELERLVVRKAEEAGKYIVPGVTTSFAVAVVPDSVYEICSGALSKAFQSNVVLVSYSMFVPYLFLIIHTAVKTLHSIDLQKLDAYLETIQNSINNLQEELDGRFARALTMLSNARDEMRAQISKASGSLTSLQISAPATTPRGTLPPQNDFDE, encoded by the coding sequence ATGACCGCACCTGAGATCATTGCCGGCAGCCTAATGCTTCTTTTGCTTTTCGCCTTGACGGTAATCGTGCTTCTGCAAGTGCGCACTCCGCGTGATCGGGCGGAAATGAACTTCACGCTGCAGAACCTTTTGCAGGGCCTGCAGGAAAGCCGCACTCAACTGGCGGTGCTGGCTGATAAAGTCGCCCGCTTGGAGCCGATGACTGAAACGATCAGTTCGACGTTGAGCGCGGAGCTTGCAAAGGTGCAGCAGAACCTGACCGCACTGCAGACGTTGGCGAAAGCGCGGCAGGATGTGGAGCAGCAGGCCGTCGAATCGATAAAGCGGCTGGAACTTATTATTGCCGGAGCGCATTCCAAGGGCGCGGCGGGCGAAAGCATTGTCGAACAGGTCTTTGCCAAGCTGCCGATCGAATGGCAGGAACGCAATTTGCTCGTCAACGGCAAAGTTGTGGAGTTTGGTTTGCGTCTGCCGAGCAATTTGATCGTTCCCATCGACAGCAAATGGCCGGCTACGGACCTGCTCGAACGGGCTGTTGCAGTCGGAAATCGCGAGGAAAGGGAGCGGCTCAAACGCGAACTTGAACGCTTAGTCGTTAGAAAAGCCGAAGAAGCGGGCAAATACATTGTCCCCGGCGTCACGACTTCCTTTGCCGTTGCCGTGGTGCCCGATTCGGTCTATGAAATCTGCAGCGGTGCCCTTTCCAAGGCGTTCCAGTCGAACGTTGTTTTGGTCAGTTACAGCATGTTCGTGCCTTATCTTTTTCTGATCATCCACACGGCGGTAAAGACGCTGCACAGCATCGATCTGCAAAAGCTGGATGCCTATCTCGAAACGATTCAGAACAGCATCAACAATCTGCAGGAGGAACTGGACGGTCGTTTTGCGCGGGCGTTGACCATGCTGAGCAATGCGCGCGACGAAATGCGGGCGCAGATCAGCAAAGCAAGCGGCAGCCTGACCAGTCTGCAGATCAGCGCTCCTGCGACGACTCCTCGGGGCACTTTACCTCCCCAAAATGATTTTGACGAATAG
- a CDS encoding cupin domain-containing protein, protein MQIRVERPSEEKLKELGVRQWPIWTRGVSEFPWSYDVTETCYILEGRAIITPDGGGDPVEIKAGDLVEFPCGLSCKWKIVEPIRKHYDFA, encoded by the coding sequence ATGCAGATTCGCGTTGAAAGACCGAGTGAGGAAAAGCTGAAAGAATTGGGTGTTCGACAATGGCCGATCTGGACGCGCGGCGTCTCTGAATTCCCCTGGAGCTACGACGTTACCGAAACCTGCTACATTTTGGAGGGACGGGCTATCATTACCCCTGACGGCGGCGGCGATCCGGTGGAAATCAAAGCCGGAGACTTGGTCGAGTTTCCTTGCGGCCTTTCCTGCAAATGGAAAATCGTCGAACCGATCCGAAAGCATTATGATTTTGCTTAA
- the murA gene encoding UDP-N-acetylglucosamine 1-carboxyvinyltransferase yields MDRLVIDGGYRLAGTVQAQGNKNEALPCLAACLLTHEPVVLRNVPRISDVMEMMNLLKSLGASVQELAPDTYRIQCQELISAEPNAELCRRLRAAILLAGPLLTRLQELTLPPPGGDVIGRRRLDDHFAAFRALGVEVSEKERKYHFRRSTLKGADIFLEERSVTATENAIMAAVLAEGVTRLENAACEPHVVGLCRMLNAMGAKISGIGTHILEIQGVQSLGGTEHQIGSDLLEIGGYIVLGAVTGSEITLAGANADELRVIRSTYRKLGIDFIVEGDRVKVPAEQRLVIEPDFSGDIPKIDDGPWPLFPTDLMSILIVAATQAQGTALFFEKMYDGRMFFVDHLIAMGARIVLCDPHRVVVVGPSRLYGTQVTSPDIRAGMALVLAALCAEGRTTIYNVRQIDRGYENLEGKLRQLGAKIERFTS; encoded by the coding sequence ATGGATCGTTTGGTCATTGACGGGGGATATCGATTAGCAGGCACGGTGCAGGCGCAGGGCAACAAGAACGAAGCGCTGCCCTGCCTTGCCGCGTGTCTGCTGACGCACGAACCGGTGGTGCTGCGCAATGTGCCGCGCATCAGCGACGTGATGGAGATGATGAATCTCTTGAAAAGCCTCGGCGCAAGCGTGCAGGAGCTTGCTCCCGATACGTATCGTATTCAATGCCAAGAGTTGATTTCTGCCGAGCCCAATGCGGAGCTGTGCCGCAGGCTGCGCGCCGCCATTCTGCTGGCCGGGCCTCTGTTGACTCGCCTGCAGGAATTGACCCTGCCGCCTCCGGGCGGCGACGTCATCGGCCGCCGGCGCCTGGACGATCACTTTGCCGCTTTTCGCGCCCTCGGCGTCGAGGTGAGCGAGAAAGAGCGCAAGTACCATTTCCGCCGCAGCACTCTGAAAGGAGCCGACATTTTTTTAGAGGAAAGATCGGTTACCGCCACTGAAAACGCCATCATGGCTGCGGTTCTTGCTGAAGGCGTTACACGGCTGGAGAATGCCGCCTGCGAGCCGCATGTCGTCGGGCTGTGCCGCATGCTCAACGCCATGGGAGCGAAAATCAGCGGCATCGGCACGCATATTTTGGAAATTCAAGGCGTCCAGTCGCTCGGCGGTACCGAGCATCAAATCGGTTCCGATTTGCTGGAGATCGGCGGCTATATCGTGCTCGGCGCCGTCACCGGATCGGAAATCACGCTTGCCGGTGCGAACGCCGATGAGCTCCGCGTCATCCGCTCCACCTATCGCAAACTGGGAATCGATTTCATTGTGGAAGGAGATCGCGTAAAAGTGCCGGCCGAACAGCGTCTGGTGATCGAGCCGGACTTTTCGGGAGATATTCCCAAGATCGACGACGGGCCCTGGCCGCTCTTCCCGACCGATTTAATGAGCATTTTGATCGTCGCCGCCACGCAGGCACAAGGTACGGCGCTCTTTTTTGAAAAGATGTACGACGGCAGGATGTTCTTCGTCGACCATCTGATCGCCATGGGCGCGCGCATCGTCTTGTGCGATCCGCACCGCGTCGTCGTCGTGGGTCCCTCACGACTTTACGGAACGCAGGTAACCAGTCCGGACATTCGTGCCGGGATGGCTCTTGTTCTGGCGGCCCTTTGCGCCGAAGGCCGCACCACCATTTATAATGTACGGCAGATCGACCGCGGCTATGAAAACCTGGAAGGCAAGCTGAGACAGCTCGGCGCCAAAATCGAGCGGTTCACCTCTTAA
- a CDS encoding DUF1893 domain-containing protein, with product MFASLDLSSGWSFRRFGDKAWLPAAVPGNVFLDLYQAGLIPDPYYRDHEKQVQWVGYEDWEYRTFFSLDKELEAPRIDLLFEGLDTLATVTLNDHVILNADNMFRTWRVDVRRFLQPQNELHILFRSPIRSLLPQIESLDVRCPAVNDTGEGTSPYVRKAPYQFGWDWAPRLVGCGVWKPIRLQIWDIARIESLQILTADLAPDRAEVSVLVEIEAITEAEIDVVLSSMDGAFLQKRRRLRLSIGKQTIRFDVEIKQPKLWEPNGRGEAHLYRLILFIEYRGQVLDERQARFGLRTVRLEEEPNTDGAGFTFVVNNKPLFAKGANWIPADCFPHRVSRDKYRELLLACRDAGMNMLRVWGGGIYESDDFYDLCDELGLLVWQDFMFSCALYPAEGEFLDSVKQEAVDQVKRLRNHPCLALWCGNNEIEWGWQAFGWSTRLPAVMFQQNQTLFRQILAEIVATNDPGRPYWPSSPSSNSRADANSPSFGDMHYWDVWHKAAPFASYLDQHPRFMSEFGFQSFPVLETVKTFAEPQDFDIESPVMLLHQKNPRGNQLIRDYLLRYYPPAKDFASFLYLSQVQQAEAIRTAAEHLRRIRPHCMGALYWQLNDCWPVASWSSIDYEGNWKTLHYAAVRFYKPLLVSPLLTEEEIRVYVVSDLEESIAATLLIELLTFDGQIIRRERRPVFIQPNSTGLFAVMPRSELGVVVLERSLLYCTLEGQDVENVLYFVEPKERRLEHSPLFLSVEKIVDGFELTMSAERLLSGVYLGVDDVKGRFSDNFFDLLPNRPRRVFFRGGVNLSLREFQDRLRVISLIDAVVPADGQKDDSYRKLEQLEQLGLSLRLEKEGRTIYESRDAMLKPLFSCLVNRLQEVRGAVMIDKIVGKAAAMLAAFGGISHVITPTASASAKEFLERVGIPLTARRIIPHIINREGTDLCPMEKLADSCGSPEELFQKLQKMIRL from the coding sequence ATGTTTGCATCGCTAGACCTCAGCAGCGGCTGGAGTTTTCGCCGTTTCGGCGATAAAGCATGGCTGCCCGCCGCGGTGCCCGGTAACGTTTTCCTTGACTTATACCAGGCCGGACTCATCCCTGATCCCTACTATCGCGACCATGAAAAACAGGTGCAGTGGGTCGGTTATGAAGACTGGGAATATCGTACTTTTTTCAGTCTTGACAAGGAGCTCGAAGCGCCGCGCATCGATCTGCTGTTCGAAGGTCTTGATACGTTGGCGACAGTTACCTTAAATGATCACGTTATCCTCAATGCAGACAATATGTTCCGCACCTGGCGGGTCGATGTGAGGCGGTTTTTGCAGCCTCAAAATGAGTTGCACATTCTTTTCCGCTCGCCGATTCGCAGCTTACTGCCCCAAATCGAATCTTTGGATGTCCGATGTCCTGCGGTCAACGATACGGGAGAGGGAACCAGTCCTTATGTGCGCAAAGCGCCCTATCAGTTCGGTTGGGATTGGGCGCCGCGTTTGGTCGGCTGCGGGGTATGGAAGCCGATTCGGCTGCAGATCTGGGATATTGCCCGCATCGAGTCTCTGCAGATTCTGACGGCCGACTTGGCGCCTGATCGTGCCGAAGTCTCGGTGCTTGTTGAAATCGAGGCAATTACCGAGGCTGAAATTGATGTCGTTCTTTCCAGCATGGACGGCGCCTTTCTGCAAAAGCGCCGCCGCCTCCGATTGTCGATCGGCAAACAGACCATCCGCTTCGATGTCGAAATCAAACAGCCCAAGCTTTGGGAGCCGAACGGCCGCGGCGAGGCGCATCTTTATCGTCTGATTCTTTTTATAGAATATCGCGGTCAGGTCCTTGATGAACGACAGGCGCGCTTTGGTTTGCGAACGGTACGCCTCGAAGAAGAACCGAATACGGATGGTGCGGGCTTTACTTTTGTCGTCAATAATAAGCCGCTTTTTGCCAAAGGGGCTAACTGGATACCGGCCGACTGTTTTCCACACCGTGTCTCCCGCGATAAATATCGCGAGCTGCTGCTCGCCTGCCGCGACGCCGGCATGAACATGCTGCGCGTTTGGGGCGGCGGCATCTACGAGTCCGATGACTTTTACGACTTGTGCGACGAGCTGGGCCTGCTGGTGTGGCAGGATTTCATGTTCTCTTGTGCACTTTATCCGGCGGAAGGCGAGTTCCTCGATTCCGTCAAACAAGAGGCGGTCGATCAGGTTAAGCGGCTGAGAAATCATCCCTGCCTGGCTTTATGGTGCGGCAACAATGAAATCGAGTGGGGTTGGCAGGCTTTCGGCTGGAGCACTCGTCTCCCTGCTGTAATGTTTCAACAAAACCAGACTCTTTTCCGCCAAATACTTGCCGAAATCGTCGCAACGAATGATCCGGGCAGACCCTATTGGCCCAGCTCTCCCAGCTCCAACAGTCGTGCCGACGCCAATTCTCCATCTTTCGGCGACATGCATTACTGGGACGTTTGGCATAAAGCGGCACCTTTTGCTTCTTATCTTGATCAGCATCCCCGCTTTATGAGCGAGTTCGGTTTTCAATCTTTTCCCGTTTTGGAAACCGTCAAGACCTTTGCCGAACCGCAAGATTTTGACATCGAATCGCCCGTAATGCTTCTGCATCAAAAGAACCCGCGCGGCAACCAGTTGATCCGCGATTATCTCCTGCGCTATTACCCGCCGGCAAAGGATTTTGCATCATTTCTCTACCTCAGCCAAGTCCAGCAGGCTGAAGCGATTCGTACCGCGGCGGAGCATCTGCGCCGAATTCGGCCGCACTGCATGGGAGCGCTTTATTGGCAGCTCAACGACTGCTGGCCCGTCGCTTCCTGGTCGAGCATCGATTACGAGGGCAATTGGAAAACCCTGCATTATGCCGCCGTTCGATTTTACAAGCCGCTGCTCGTTTCGCCGCTGTTGACCGAAGAGGAAATCCGCGTCTATGTCGTTTCCGATTTAGAAGAGTCGATAGCAGCCACGCTTCTGATCGAACTGCTCACCTTCGATGGACAGATTATACGTCGAGAACGGCGACCGGTATTTATCCAGCCTAACTCAACGGGGCTTTTTGCCGTTATGCCGCGTTCTGAACTCGGCGTTGTGGTTCTCGAGAGATCGCTCCTTTACTGTACCTTGGAAGGACAGGACGTTGAGAATGTGCTCTACTTTGTCGAGCCGAAGGAACGTCGGCTCGAACATAGCCCTCTGTTTCTATCGGTCGAAAAGATTGTCGACGGCTTTGAGTTGACGATGAGCGCCGAGCGACTTCTTTCCGGTGTTTATTTGGGCGTCGACGACGTTAAAGGCCGCTTCAGCGACAACTTTTTCGATCTTTTGCCGAACCGTCCGCGCCGAGTATTTTTTAGAGGCGGCGTCAATTTATCGCTGCGCGAGTTTCAGGATCGGCTGCGCGTCATCTCGTTAATCGATGCCGTTGTTCCGGCGGATGGACAGAAAGACGATTCATACCGCAAACTCGAACAGCTCGAGCAGCTGGGTCTGTCTCTGCGCTTAGAAAAGGAGGGGAGAACGATCTACGAGTCGCGCGACGCCATGCTCAAGCCGCTGTTCAGTTGTCTGGTGAACCGGCTGCAGGAGGTCAGGGGAGCCGTGATGATCGACAAGATCGTCGGCAAGGCTGCGGCCATGCTGGCGGCTTTCGGCGGCATCTCGCACGTAATTACGCCGACGGCAAGCGCCTCGGCCAAAGAGTTTCTGGAGAGGGTCGGCATTCCGCTCACAGCAAGACGAATCATTCCGCATATCATCAATCGCGAGGGGACAGATCTGTGTCCAATGGAAAAGCTGGCCGACAGCTGCGGCTCTCCGGAAGAGTTGTTCCAAAAACTCCAGAAAATGATCCGCCTATAA
- the murB gene encoding UDP-N-acetylmuramate dehydrogenase, protein MQSLQMNEPDFPPQYDVAKNEPLSRHTSIRVGGPAQFFCTVKDPLLFVELYRFCLSTDLPFLALGGGTNIFFSEAGRAGMVAAIRFDRMVTAGKAAIVVEAGASLEQISALCLECGLSGFEFASGIPGTLGGAVYGNAGAYGRSIGELIVRARILTPEGRIETVDRDFFRFAYRSSYLKEYPAILLQAELQLSKGEPVRIRAACEEILALRRQKLPPPETPTAGSWFKNIETGGERRQAAAVYLDAVGAKQTRVGDAAVHPKHANVFYNAGHATADQLLELEEILRRRVLERFGIRLEREVIYCE, encoded by the coding sequence TTGCAAAGCCTACAGATGAACGAACCCGACTTTCCGCCGCAGTACGATGTCGCCAAAAACGAGCCGCTTTCCCGACATACCTCGATTCGGGTCGGCGGACCGGCGCAATTCTTTTGCACCGTCAAAGATCCTTTGCTTTTTGTCGAACTCTATCGGTTCTGTTTAAGTACGGATCTGCCCTTTTTGGCTCTCGGCGGCGGCACCAACATCTTTTTTTCCGAAGCAGGTCGCGCCGGAATGGTTGCGGCGATCCGTTTTGACCGGATGGTGACGGCAGGGAAGGCGGCGATCGTCGTCGAAGCAGGCGCATCATTGGAGCAGATTTCCGCTCTCTGCCTCGAGTGCGGTCTGAGCGGCTTTGAATTTGCCTCCGGCATTCCGGGCACGCTCGGCGGCGCCGTCTACGGTAATGCCGGCGCCTACGGCCGCAGCATCGGCGAACTGATCGTGCGCGCCCGCATCCTGACGCCCGAAGGCCGGATCGAAACCGTAGACCGCGACTTTTTCCGCTTCGCCTATCGATCGTCCTATCTCAAAGAGTATCCGGCGATTCTTCTGCAGGCCGAACTGCAGTTGAGCAAAGGCGAACCGGTGCGCATTCGCGCGGCCTGCGAAGAAATCCTGGCTCTTCGTCGGCAAAAGCTGCCGCCGCCGGAAACCCCGACCGCCGGCTCATGGTTTAAAAACATCGAAACCGGCGGTGAGCGTCGACAGGCCGCCGCCGTTTACCTCGATGCCGTCGGCGCCAAACAAACGCGCGTCGGCGATGCGGCCGTTCATCCCAAGCATGCCAACGTCTTTTACAATGCGGGCCATGCAACAGCTGATCAGCTTTTAGAACTTGAGGAAATCCTGCGCCGGCGCGTCCTCGAACGCTTCGGCATCCGATTGGAGCGAGAGGTCATTTACTGCGAATAG
- a CDS encoding cellulase family glycosylhydrolase, whose translation MKKLVWLLSVTCVLLTLGCARLSRENPKTLRVQGRDIVDRNGKRVILRAVGLGNYLLPEGYMWKFGKNGDRPRRIEKLIVDMIGEQEAKKFWRQFRANYITEADVARIKELGFNAVRPAVNWRVLMNEESGKLEKEGFQLLDNLVKWCTKHGVYVIIDMHGAPGGQTGSNIDDSRNDFPELFTDPAAQERLITLWRTLAKRYAREPFVVAYDLLNEPLPEQFKQFYPELEPLYRRIVAAIRQVDPYTMITLEGAHWANDFSIFGPPFDSNTFYQFHKYWSTPDTKSLQPYLEFREKYNVPLWCGESGENNNDWYWAAYQLYEDHNIGWLFWPWKKMDTKNTPYSIKRPEGWDKIVEFSRGGEKPSAEEALRSLNQLLENVKLENCDFFPDVVQAVFRRVPARIQAENYGHEGEGLSYALLDPTGFAKVYRPNEPVPIVELPEESEHDRKAYGVVLQADEWLAYPINSAIDQVLKVMVKARAETQLPDMHIELDGKKIALGRNYYPGKFYFNFSVPFVIPKGSHEIKLVVDEGKLTIDWFELQ comes from the coding sequence ATGAAAAAGCTTGTTTGGCTGCTGAGTGTCACTTGTGTTCTATTGACGCTTGGATGCGCACGGCTATCGCGAGAGAACCCCAAAACTCTTCGCGTGCAGGGAAGAGACATCGTTGATCGGAACGGTAAGCGGGTGATCCTGCGCGCCGTCGGCTTGGGCAACTATCTTTTGCCGGAAGGCTATATGTGGAAGTTCGGCAAAAACGGCGATCGGCCGCGCAGAATTGAAAAATTAATTGTGGATATGATCGGCGAACAGGAAGCCAAAAAGTTTTGGCGGCAGTTCCGCGCCAACTATATCACCGAAGCCGACGTTGCCCGCATCAAGGAGCTCGGTTTCAACGCCGTACGGCCGGCGGTCAATTGGCGGGTGCTGATGAACGAAGAGTCCGGCAAGTTGGAAAAAGAGGGCTTTCAATTGCTCGACAATCTGGTCAAATGGTGCACAAAGCACGGCGTGTACGTCATCATCGACATGCACGGCGCGCCCGGCGGGCAAACCGGTTCCAACATTGACGACAGCCGCAACGACTTTCCCGAGCTGTTTACGGATCCGGCGGCTCAGGAGCGGCTAATTACGCTCTGGAGGACCCTTGCCAAGCGTTATGCACGGGAGCCTTTCGTGGTTGCCTATGATCTGCTGAACGAACCGCTGCCGGAGCAGTTCAAACAATTCTATCCCGAATTGGAACCGCTTTATCGGCGCATTGTTGCGGCGATTCGGCAGGTTGATCCTTACACGATGATTACGCTCGAAGGCGCACATTGGGCGAACGATTTCAGCATCTTCGGACCACCGTTCGACTCAAACACCTTTTACCAGTTTCACAAATATTGGTCGACGCCGGATACCAAAAGTCTGCAGCCTTATTTGGAGTTTCGAGAAAAATACAATGTGCCTCTTTGGTGCGGCGAAAGCGGCGAAAACAATAATGACTGGTATTGGGCCGCCTATCAGCTTTACGAAGACCACAACATCGGCTGGCTATTCTGGCCGTGGAAAAAAATGGACACTAAAAATACGCCCTACTCAATCAAACGGCCGGAGGGATGGGATAAAATCGTCGAATTCAGTCGTGGAGGCGAAAAGCCTTCCGCCGAAGAGGCGCTGCGCAGTCTCAATCAGCTGCTCGAAAACGTCAAGCTGGAAAACTGCGACTTTTTTCCGGATGTGGTACAGGCCGTCTTTCGGCGCGTACCGGCGCGCATTCAGGCGGAAAATTACGGTCATGAGGGTGAGGGGCTTTCTTATGCATTGCTCGACCCGACAGGCTTTGCAAAAGTTTACAGGCCGAATGAGCCGGTGCCGATTGTAGAACTGCCGGAAGAGAGCGAGCACGACCGCAAAGCCTACGGCGTGGTGCTGCAGGCGGATGAATGGCTGGCCTACCCGATCAACAGCGCCATCGATCAGGTTCTGAAAGTGATGGTAAAAGCCCGCGCCGAAACCCAGCTGCCGGACATGCACATCGAACTGGACGGCAAAAAGATTGCGCTGGGCAGAAATTACTATCCCGGCAAGTTCTATTTCAATTTCAGCGTGCCTTTTGTAATTCCGAAAGGCAGCCACGAAATCAAGCTGGTCGTCGACGAAGGCAAGTTGACGATCGACTGGTTCGAACTGCAGTAA